A stretch of Coregonus clupeaformis isolate EN_2021a chromosome 37, ASM2061545v1, whole genome shotgun sequence DNA encodes these proteins:
- the LOC121553677 gene encoding rho GTPase-activating protein 22-like isoform X2 — MDRQRQDSARSKSMVLGRCSSTLGQEMALKAGWLKRQRSIMRNWQLQWFVLQTEALYFYKDQDETKPQGCILLQGSQVSELSANQDEAGRHLFEIAPGGSGEKDRSGLSESFLLMAKSQSDMEEWVRAIRRAIWAPLGGGIFGQHLEETMQCESGCGSSSKPLVPLLVQQCVCFIHQNGLTEEGLFRMPGQTNHVRELQDAFNCGEKPLFDSNTDVHTVASLLKLYLRELPEPVVPFNKYTEFLSTAQLLAKDQEEGILELGRQVKTLPQVNYNLLRYICRFLDEVQSHSSQNKMSVQNLATVFGPNILRPKMEDPQIIMEGSSQVQHLMSVLISEHSRLYQGEAETPREDQSAPPPTPYPRVPPIQRCKVEWLSQEDILPPNSAQDYPSLGQTLNTPSQEPLKPLPTSTVSSLDTDHPGSTPKERTEGDSKGNNGEGTEEKVERKSEGKSERKLSGCSGADLGPSKQSKSQSSWRSSLKGRFGSAGVRGKLGGSAVDVSTVTGGNWLMNGLTSFRSHRRTASTGERLKESSLCLKETHKDSLLDSYTDSSLSLKDSSHSQRRTLKDSSPLHIDSSCSTIGSSYPNIKPSLSVRNSPHSNRLSTYDNVNVTPCSLSMPGGSPSPWTSCEIPLAESTGSECSTLNSGLGSGLWSGQAVAGSSVAGGSSSALELSVSSAGWTEGDPGDDISGQRSGVNEGLFSLVTELKEELRKQRISYETRIHKLEESCSGLRLQSGRLEEDLGQEKKRFRMMEIRLGNSERARQDAETRNVLLQKEMEELFATLRNLTTGTDTS, encoded by the exons atggacagacagagacaagacTCAG CCCGCTCTAAGAGCATGGTACTGGGCCGCTGCAGTTCTACTCTAGGCCAGGAGATGGCGCTGAAGGCCGGCTGGCTGAAGAGACAGAGGAGCATCATGAGGAACTGGCAGCTACAGTGGTTCGTTCTCCAGACTGAAGCACTGTACTTCTATAAGGACCAGGATGAGACTAAACCTCAG ggatgCATCCTTCTCCAGGGCAGTCAGGTCAGTGAGCTGTCGGCCAATCAGGATGAAGCTGGTCGCCACCTGTTTGAGATTGCTCCAG gagGCAGTGGAGAGAAGGATCGTTCAGGTCTGAGCGAGTCTTTCCTGTTGATGGCTAAGTCGCAGAGtgacatggaggaatgggtcagaGCCATACGAAGAGCTATATGGGCCCCGCTAGGAGGAG GTATTTTTGGACAGCATTTAGAGGAGACAATGCAGTGTGAGAGTGGGTGTGGCAGCAGCAGCAAGCCTCTGGTGCCTCTGCTGGTGCAGCAGTGTGTATGTTTTATACACCAGAATGGCCTCACAGAGGAGGGGCTGTTCAGAATGCCTGGACAAACCAATCACGTACGAGAGCTGCAGGACGCCTTTAACTGCGGGGAGAAACCACTGTTTGACAG TAACACTGATGTCCACACGGTGGCGTCCCTGCTGAAGTTGTACCTCAGAGAGCTGCCAGAGCCTGTGGTGCCTTTCAACAAATACACAGAGTTCCTCTCCACCGCTCAGCTACTGGCCAAGGACcaggaggag GGGATCCTTGAGCTGGGCAGGCAGGTGAAGACTCTTCCTCAGGTCAACTACAACCTCCTCAGATACATCTGCAG ATTCCTAGATGAGGTCCAGTCCCACTCAAGTCAGAACAAGATGAGTGTTCAGAACCTGGCCACTGTGTTCGGACCCAACATCCTCCGTCCCAAGATGGAGGACCCACAAATCATAATGGAGG GTAGTTCCCAGGTGCAGCACCTGATGTCCGTACTGATCAGTGAACACTCTCGTCTGTACCAGGGGGAGGCAGAGACTCCCAGGGAGGACCAATCTGCCCCTCCTCCAACTCCCTATCCCCGGGTCCCCCCGATTCAGCGCTGCAAGGTGGAGTGGCTCTCACAGGAGGACATCCTGCCCCCCAACTCCGCTCAGGACTATCCATCCCTGGGACAGACCCTTAACACCCCAAGTCAGGAACCACTTAAACCCCTCCCGACCTCCACAGTGTCCTCTCTTGACACTGACCACCCTGGATCAACCCCCAAGGAAAGAACAGAGGGGGATTCTAAGGGAAATAATGGTGAAGGAACAGAAGaaaaggtggagagaaagagtgaaggaaaGAGCGAAAGAAAGCTCTCGGGTTGTAGTGGCGCAGACCTCGGTCCCAGTAAGCAGTCCAAAAGCCAGTCTTCATGGAGGTCCTCCTTGAAGGGCAGGTTTGGGTCAGCGGGGGTGAGGGGGAAGTTGGGGGGGTCAGCAGTTGATGTGTCGACAGTCACCGGGGGCAACTGGCTGATGAACGGCCTGACGTCCTTCCGCAGTCACCGACGGACCGCTTCGACCGGTGAACGACTCAAAGAGTCCTCGCTTTGCCTGAAAGAGACACATAAAGATTCTCTGCTAGACTCATATACTGACTCCTCATTGTCGCTAAAAGACTCTTCACACTCCCAAAGAAGAACACTAAAAGACTCATCTCCTTTACATATAGACTCCTCCTGTTCTACTATAGGCTCCTCCTATCCCAATATAAAGCCCTCCCTGTCTGTCAGAAACTCCCCCCATTCCAACAGGCTCTCGACCTATGACAACGTTAATGTCACTCCCTGCAGTCTGAGCATGCCCGGTGGCAGCCCCTCCCCCTGGACCTCTTGTGAGATCCCATTGGCTGAATCTACAGGAAGTGAGTGCAGCACACTGAActctgggttagggtcagggctaTGGTCAGGGCAGGCTGTGGCGGGGTCCTCGGTGGCTGGGGGCAGTAGCTCTGCTCTAGAGCTGTCTGTGAGCAGCGCTGGCTGGACTGAGGGTGACCCTGGGGATGACAtctcaggtcagaggtcaggggtcaacgAGGGTCTGTTCAGCCTGGTGACAGAGTTGAAGGAGGAGCTGAGGAAACAGAGGATCAGCTATGAGACACGCATACACAA ATTGGAGGAGTCGTGTTCAGGTCTTCGTCTCCAGTCTGGTCGTTTAGAAGAGGATCTAGGCCAGGAGAAGAAGAGGTTCCGCATGATGGAGATCCGACTGGGGAACTCGGAACGCGCAAGGCAAGATGCTGAGACTCGGAATGTTCTCCTGCAGAAAGAGATGGAAGAGTTATTTGCTACACTGAGAAACCTGACCACTGGCACAGATACCAGCTAG
- the LOC121553677 gene encoding rho GTPase-activating protein 22-like isoform X1, translating to MTTMLSPKNRQTRRARSKSMVLGRCSSTLGQEMALKAGWLKRQRSIMRNWQLQWFVLQTEALYFYKDQDETKPQGCILLQGSQVSELSANQDEAGRHLFEIAPGGSGEKDRSGLSESFLLMAKSQSDMEEWVRAIRRAIWAPLGGGIFGQHLEETMQCESGCGSSSKPLVPLLVQQCVCFIHQNGLTEEGLFRMPGQTNHVRELQDAFNCGEKPLFDSNTDVHTVASLLKLYLRELPEPVVPFNKYTEFLSTAQLLAKDQEEGILELGRQVKTLPQVNYNLLRYICRFLDEVQSHSSQNKMSVQNLATVFGPNILRPKMEDPQIIMEGSSQVQHLMSVLISEHSRLYQGEAETPREDQSAPPPTPYPRVPPIQRCKVEWLSQEDILPPNSAQDYPSLGQTLNTPSQEPLKPLPTSTVSSLDTDHPGSTPKERTEGDSKGNNGEGTEEKVERKSEGKSERKLSGCSGADLGPSKQSKSQSSWRSSLKGRFGSAGVRGKLGGSAVDVSTVTGGNWLMNGLTSFRSHRRTASTGERLKESSLCLKETHKDSLLDSYTDSSLSLKDSSHSQRRTLKDSSPLHIDSSCSTIGSSYPNIKPSLSVRNSPHSNRLSTYDNVNVTPCSLSMPGGSPSPWTSCEIPLAESTGSECSTLNSGLGSGLWSGQAVAGSSVAGGSSSALELSVSSAGWTEGDPGDDISGQRSGVNEGLFSLVTELKEELRKQRISYETRIHKLEESCSGLRLQSGRLEEDLGQEKKRFRMMEIRLGNSERARQDAETRNVLLQKEMEELFATLRNLTTGTDTS from the exons ATGACAACCATGCTTAGCCCTAAGAACAGACAGACACGCAGGG CCCGCTCTAAGAGCATGGTACTGGGCCGCTGCAGTTCTACTCTAGGCCAGGAGATGGCGCTGAAGGCCGGCTGGCTGAAGAGACAGAGGAGCATCATGAGGAACTGGCAGCTACAGTGGTTCGTTCTCCAGACTGAAGCACTGTACTTCTATAAGGACCAGGATGAGACTAAACCTCAG ggatgCATCCTTCTCCAGGGCAGTCAGGTCAGTGAGCTGTCGGCCAATCAGGATGAAGCTGGTCGCCACCTGTTTGAGATTGCTCCAG gagGCAGTGGAGAGAAGGATCGTTCAGGTCTGAGCGAGTCTTTCCTGTTGATGGCTAAGTCGCAGAGtgacatggaggaatgggtcagaGCCATACGAAGAGCTATATGGGCCCCGCTAGGAGGAG GTATTTTTGGACAGCATTTAGAGGAGACAATGCAGTGTGAGAGTGGGTGTGGCAGCAGCAGCAAGCCTCTGGTGCCTCTGCTGGTGCAGCAGTGTGTATGTTTTATACACCAGAATGGCCTCACAGAGGAGGGGCTGTTCAGAATGCCTGGACAAACCAATCACGTACGAGAGCTGCAGGACGCCTTTAACTGCGGGGAGAAACCACTGTTTGACAG TAACACTGATGTCCACACGGTGGCGTCCCTGCTGAAGTTGTACCTCAGAGAGCTGCCAGAGCCTGTGGTGCCTTTCAACAAATACACAGAGTTCCTCTCCACCGCTCAGCTACTGGCCAAGGACcaggaggag GGGATCCTTGAGCTGGGCAGGCAGGTGAAGACTCTTCCTCAGGTCAACTACAACCTCCTCAGATACATCTGCAG ATTCCTAGATGAGGTCCAGTCCCACTCAAGTCAGAACAAGATGAGTGTTCAGAACCTGGCCACTGTGTTCGGACCCAACATCCTCCGTCCCAAGATGGAGGACCCACAAATCATAATGGAGG GTAGTTCCCAGGTGCAGCACCTGATGTCCGTACTGATCAGTGAACACTCTCGTCTGTACCAGGGGGAGGCAGAGACTCCCAGGGAGGACCAATCTGCCCCTCCTCCAACTCCCTATCCCCGGGTCCCCCCGATTCAGCGCTGCAAGGTGGAGTGGCTCTCACAGGAGGACATCCTGCCCCCCAACTCCGCTCAGGACTATCCATCCCTGGGACAGACCCTTAACACCCCAAGTCAGGAACCACTTAAACCCCTCCCGACCTCCACAGTGTCCTCTCTTGACACTGACCACCCTGGATCAACCCCCAAGGAAAGAACAGAGGGGGATTCTAAGGGAAATAATGGTGAAGGAACAGAAGaaaaggtggagagaaagagtgaaggaaaGAGCGAAAGAAAGCTCTCGGGTTGTAGTGGCGCAGACCTCGGTCCCAGTAAGCAGTCCAAAAGCCAGTCTTCATGGAGGTCCTCCTTGAAGGGCAGGTTTGGGTCAGCGGGGGTGAGGGGGAAGTTGGGGGGGTCAGCAGTTGATGTGTCGACAGTCACCGGGGGCAACTGGCTGATGAACGGCCTGACGTCCTTCCGCAGTCACCGACGGACCGCTTCGACCGGTGAACGACTCAAAGAGTCCTCGCTTTGCCTGAAAGAGACACATAAAGATTCTCTGCTAGACTCATATACTGACTCCTCATTGTCGCTAAAAGACTCTTCACACTCCCAAAGAAGAACACTAAAAGACTCATCTCCTTTACATATAGACTCCTCCTGTTCTACTATAGGCTCCTCCTATCCCAATATAAAGCCCTCCCTGTCTGTCAGAAACTCCCCCCATTCCAACAGGCTCTCGACCTATGACAACGTTAATGTCACTCCCTGCAGTCTGAGCATGCCCGGTGGCAGCCCCTCCCCCTGGACCTCTTGTGAGATCCCATTGGCTGAATCTACAGGAAGTGAGTGCAGCACACTGAActctgggttagggtcagggctaTGGTCAGGGCAGGCTGTGGCGGGGTCCTCGGTGGCTGGGGGCAGTAGCTCTGCTCTAGAGCTGTCTGTGAGCAGCGCTGGCTGGACTGAGGGTGACCCTGGGGATGACAtctcaggtcagaggtcaggggtcaacgAGGGTCTGTTCAGCCTGGTGACAGAGTTGAAGGAGGAGCTGAGGAAACAGAGGATCAGCTATGAGACACGCATACACAA ATTGGAGGAGTCGTGTTCAGGTCTTCGTCTCCAGTCTGGTCGTTTAGAAGAGGATCTAGGCCAGGAGAAGAAGAGGTTCCGCATGATGGAGATCCGACTGGGGAACTCGGAACGCGCAAGGCAAGATGCTGAGACTCGGAATGTTCTCCTGCAGAAAGAGATGGAAGAGTTATTTGCTACACTGAGAAACCTGACCACTGGCACAGATACCAGCTAG
- the LOC121553677 gene encoding rho GTPase-activating protein 22-like isoform X3, giving the protein MTTMLSPKNRQTRRARSKSMVLGRCSSTLGQEMALKAGWLKRQRSIMRNWQLQWFVLQTEALYFYKDQDETKPQGCILLQGSQVSELSANQDEAGRHLFEIAPGGSGEKDRSGLSESFLLMAKSQSDMEEWVRAIRRAIWAPLGGGNTRKHAHTNTHMPLGIFGQHLEETMQCESGCGSSSKPLVPLLVQQCVCFIHQNGLTEEGLFRMPGQTNHVRELQDAFNCGEKPLFDSNTDVHTVASLLKLYLRELPEPVVPFNKYTEFLSTAQLLAKDQEEGILELGRQVKTLPQVNYNLLRYICRFLDEVQSHSSQNKMSVQNLATVFGPNILRPKMEDPQIIMEGSSQVQHLMSVLISEHSRLYQGEAETPREDQSAPPPTPYPRVPPIQRCKVEWLSQEDILPPNSAQDYPSLGQTLNTPSQEPLKPLPTSTVSSLDTDHPGSTPKERTEGDSKGNNGEGTEEKVERKSEGKSERKLSGCSGADLGPSKQSKSQSSWRSSLKGRFGSAGVRGKLGGSAVDVSTVTGGNWLMNGLTSFRSHRRTASTGERLKESSLCLKETHKDSLLDSYTDSSLSLKDSSHSQRRTLKDSSPLHIDSSCSTIGSSYPNIKPSLSVRNSPHSNRLSTYDNVNVTPCSLSMPGGSPSPWTSCEIPLAESTGSECSTLNSGLGSGLWSGQAVAGSSVAGGSSSALELSVSSAGWTEGDPGDDISGQRSGVNEGLFSLVTELKEELRKQRISYETRIHKLEESCSGLRLQSGRLEEDLGQEKKRFRMMEIRLGNSERARQDAETRNVLLQKEMEELFATLRNLTTGTDTS; this is encoded by the exons ATGACAACCATGCTTAGCCCTAAGAACAGACAGACACGCAGGG CCCGCTCTAAGAGCATGGTACTGGGCCGCTGCAGTTCTACTCTAGGCCAGGAGATGGCGCTGAAGGCCGGCTGGCTGAAGAGACAGAGGAGCATCATGAGGAACTGGCAGCTACAGTGGTTCGTTCTCCAGACTGAAGCACTGTACTTCTATAAGGACCAGGATGAGACTAAACCTCAG ggatgCATCCTTCTCCAGGGCAGTCAGGTCAGTGAGCTGTCGGCCAATCAGGATGAAGCTGGTCGCCACCTGTTTGAGATTGCTCCAG gagGCAGTGGAGAGAAGGATCGTTCAGGTCTGAGCGAGTCTTTCCTGTTGATGGCTAAGTCGCAGAGtgacatggaggaatgggtcagaGCCATACGAAGAGCTATATGGGCCCCGCTAGGAGGAGGTAACACacgcaaacatgcacacacaaacacacacatgc CTCTAGGTATTTTTGGACAGCATTTAGAGGAGACAATGCAGTGTGAGAGTGGGTGTGGCAGCAGCAGCAAGCCTCTGGTGCCTCTGCTGGTGCAGCAGTGTGTATGTTTTATACACCAGAATGGCCTCACAGAGGAGGGGCTGTTCAGAATGCCTGGACAAACCAATCACGTACGAGAGCTGCAGGACGCCTTTAACTGCGGGGAGAAACCACTGTTTGACAG TAACACTGATGTCCACACGGTGGCGTCCCTGCTGAAGTTGTACCTCAGAGAGCTGCCAGAGCCTGTGGTGCCTTTCAACAAATACACAGAGTTCCTCTCCACCGCTCAGCTACTGGCCAAGGACcaggaggag GGGATCCTTGAGCTGGGCAGGCAGGTGAAGACTCTTCCTCAGGTCAACTACAACCTCCTCAGATACATCTGCAG ATTCCTAGATGAGGTCCAGTCCCACTCAAGTCAGAACAAGATGAGTGTTCAGAACCTGGCCACTGTGTTCGGACCCAACATCCTCCGTCCCAAGATGGAGGACCCACAAATCATAATGGAGG GTAGTTCCCAGGTGCAGCACCTGATGTCCGTACTGATCAGTGAACACTCTCGTCTGTACCAGGGGGAGGCAGAGACTCCCAGGGAGGACCAATCTGCCCCTCCTCCAACTCCCTATCCCCGGGTCCCCCCGATTCAGCGCTGCAAGGTGGAGTGGCTCTCACAGGAGGACATCCTGCCCCCCAACTCCGCTCAGGACTATCCATCCCTGGGACAGACCCTTAACACCCCAAGTCAGGAACCACTTAAACCCCTCCCGACCTCCACAGTGTCCTCTCTTGACACTGACCACCCTGGATCAACCCCCAAGGAAAGAACAGAGGGGGATTCTAAGGGAAATAATGGTGAAGGAACAGAAGaaaaggtggagagaaagagtgaaggaaaGAGCGAAAGAAAGCTCTCGGGTTGTAGTGGCGCAGACCTCGGTCCCAGTAAGCAGTCCAAAAGCCAGTCTTCATGGAGGTCCTCCTTGAAGGGCAGGTTTGGGTCAGCGGGGGTGAGGGGGAAGTTGGGGGGGTCAGCAGTTGATGTGTCGACAGTCACCGGGGGCAACTGGCTGATGAACGGCCTGACGTCCTTCCGCAGTCACCGACGGACCGCTTCGACCGGTGAACGACTCAAAGAGTCCTCGCTTTGCCTGAAAGAGACACATAAAGATTCTCTGCTAGACTCATATACTGACTCCTCATTGTCGCTAAAAGACTCTTCACACTCCCAAAGAAGAACACTAAAAGACTCATCTCCTTTACATATAGACTCCTCCTGTTCTACTATAGGCTCCTCCTATCCCAATATAAAGCCCTCCCTGTCTGTCAGAAACTCCCCCCATTCCAACAGGCTCTCGACCTATGACAACGTTAATGTCACTCCCTGCAGTCTGAGCATGCCCGGTGGCAGCCCCTCCCCCTGGACCTCTTGTGAGATCCCATTGGCTGAATCTACAGGAAGTGAGTGCAGCACACTGAActctgggttagggtcagggctaTGGTCAGGGCAGGCTGTGGCGGGGTCCTCGGTGGCTGGGGGCAGTAGCTCTGCTCTAGAGCTGTCTGTGAGCAGCGCTGGCTGGACTGAGGGTGACCCTGGGGATGACAtctcaggtcagaggtcaggggtcaacgAGGGTCTGTTCAGCCTGGTGACAGAGTTGAAGGAGGAGCTGAGGAAACAGAGGATCAGCTATGAGACACGCATACACAA ATTGGAGGAGTCGTGTTCAGGTCTTCGTCTCCAGTCTGGTCGTTTAGAAGAGGATCTAGGCCAGGAGAAGAAGAGGTTCCGCATGATGGAGATCCGACTGGGGAACTCGGAACGCGCAAGGCAAGATGCTGAGACTCGGAATGTTCTCCTGCAGAAAGAGATGGAAGAGTTATTTGCTACACTGAGAAACCTGACCACTGGCACAGATACCAGCTAG